In Chrysemys picta bellii isolate R12L10 chromosome 3, ASM1138683v2, whole genome shotgun sequence, a single genomic region encodes these proteins:
- the LOC135982477 gene encoding uncharacterized protein LOC135982477 → MQSSPAVMAVQSVNRKRAPAWTDHEVLDLIAVWGDESVLSELRSKRRNAKIYEKISKDMAERGYSRDATQCRVKIKELRQGYQKTKEANGRSGSHPQTSRFYEALHSILGAAATTTPPVTVDSEDGILSTAGSSDMLGDGEDEEGDEEGEAVGSSHNADFPDSQDLFITLTEIPYEASPAVTPDTESGEGSATPSATVSQPSLESHSQRLARIRRRKKRTREDMFSELMASSQAQAAQQTQWRENLTRMHQANVDREKRWRQEDQQATQTLLGLLREQTDTLRRLVDVLQERRQEDRAPLQSISNRPPPPPSPIPTSPKVQRRRGGRVPAKSHSTPAESSSSRRLSFPKI, encoded by the exons atgcagagctctccagcagtgatggccgtgcagtctgtgaatagaaagagagccccagcatggactgatcatgaagtcttggatctcatcgctgtgtggggcgatgagtccgtgctttccgagctgcgatccaaaagaaggaatgcaaagatctacgagaagatctctaaagacatggcagagagaggatacagccgggatgcaacgcagtgccgcgtgaaaatcaaggagctgagacaaggctaccagaagaccaaagaggcaaacggacgctccggatcccatccccagacatcccgtttctacgaggcactgcattccatcctcggtgcggccgccaccactaccccaccagtgaccgtggactctgaggatgggatactgtccacggccggttcctcggacatgttaggggacggggaagatgaggaaggagatgaggagggcgaggcagtcggcagctctcacaacgctgatttccccgacagccaggatctcttcatcacccttacagagatcccctacgaagcgtccccagccgttaccccggacacagaatctggtgaaggatcagcca ccccgtctgcgactgtctcacaacctagcctggaatcacactcccagaggctagcgcggattaggcgtaggaagaagaggacacgggaggacatgttctctgagcttatggcctcttcccaagcccaggcagcacagcagacccagtggcgggagaacttgacccgaatgcaccaagccaacgtGGATCGGGAgaagaggtggcggcaggaagaccagcaggcgactcaaacgctgcttggactactgagggagcaaacggacacgctccggcgccttgtggatgttctgcaggaacggaggcaggaggacagagccccgctgcagtccatctctaaccgccctcccccgccaccaagtcccatacccacctcacccaaagtgcaaagaaggagaggcggcagagtccctgctaagtctcactccacccctgcagagagctctagtagcagaaggctctcatttcccaaaatttga